A single region of the Scyliorhinus canicula chromosome 31, sScyCan1.1, whole genome shotgun sequence genome encodes:
- the LOC119958934 gene encoding nascent polypeptide-associated complex subunit alpha, muscle-specific form-like, which produces MYGQQMSSYTRYHLDDGHVEASGQDVEPFQPDPANDVHKDRGLGRQFTPDLAKRSFPHHRACLPLPPPTLENRQAAKRTLPHDLLSPAKRTRHSLLSTPTLGANPRFGLLQTPALGVNPRSALLSAPAPGANPRSGLLHAPAPGANPRSGLLNTPFRGESLPSGLLNPPALGANPRSALLSAPAPGANPRSGLLHAPALGVNPRSGLLNTPFPGANILPSLLNAPAPGASPRSALLNAPGASPRPTLLNAPFPGATPRSALLNAPDPAASPRSALLNAPFPGATPRSALLNAPAPAASLRSALLNAPAPRASPRSALLNAPFPGATPRSSLLNAPDPAASPRSALLNAPFPGVKRRSDHLIASVLGSRPRSGLLNDPAMGASPRSDLLNTLALGDNPRPSLLSPPSVGENPRSGLLSPPSLGENPRSGLLNPPYLGENPRSGLLNPPYLGENPRSGLLSPPSVGENPRSGLLSPPYLRENPRSGLLSPPSLGENPRSGLLRPPFLGENPRPSLLRPPSLGENPRPSLLSPPSLGENPRPSLLRPPSLGENPRPSLLSPPSLGENPRFGLLSPTYLGENPRSGLLSPPYLRENPRSGLLSPPSLRENPRSGQLNIHAMRENPRNGLLNTPTLGTSPRSALLNTPVLGMSPRSGLLKAPSPGMHVRSGLSKTSGRGSRRLKSPALATKVHSGLSKTPGPGMSAQSGQSNASTLGTSEQSSALDTPAKVPSAPSGRLNTPATETGAQSGPLSTPAAGSSAQSGPLTTPAAETSVPTGQLDTPAAETNAQTGLLDAPVAETSAQSGPLITPAAGTSAPSGPENAPAPEASAQTALSDAPAMETSAQSGPLDPPATETSAQSALLDPPATETSVKSRPLNKLAKDTRAQSPVRGTAALPGLLQTPCLGKSVRPSLLNAPPSGLSARPSLLNAPPSGLSARPSLLNTPPSGLSARPSLLSTPAPVMSAQSGLLDTPTLRMGARSGRLNTPAHGMGARSSRLSAPTLGMGGRLSAPTLGMGARSGRLSAPTLGLGGRPGLLNSPALGLSARPGLLSAPAQRGSPQSGLLKTPTLGAFDPLGLQRASSINAATPAEGHFRMRLPCPPRHYAPPKRDASSCASVV; this is translated from the coding sequence ATGTATGGACAGCAAATGTCGAGTTACACTCGCTATCACCTGGACGACGGACATGTTGAGGCGAGTGGGCAAGACGTTGAGCCATTTCAGCCCGACCCCGCCAATGATGTGCACAAGGACCGCGGACTTGGGAGGCAGTTCACGCCTGACCTCGCCAAAAGAAGCTTCCCGCACCATCGCGCTTGCCTTCCTTTACCTCCGCCAACGCTGGAGAACCGGCAGGCTGCAAAGAGGACACTGCCACACGATTTACTCTCCCCCGCCAAGCGGACACGGCACTCACTGCTAAGTACCCCCACCCTGGGAGCGAATCCCCGATTTGGCCTATTACAAACCCCCGCCCTGGGAGTGAATCCCCGATCCGCCCTGTTAAGTGCCCCAGCCCCGGGAGCGAATCCCCGATCTGGCCTGTTACATGCCCCAGCCCCGGGAGCGAATCCCCGATCTGGCCTGTTAAATACCCCCTTCCGGGGAGAGAGTCTCCCTTCTGGCCTGTTAAATCCCCCTGCCCTGGGAGCGAATCCCCGATCCGCCCTGTTAAGTGCCCCAGCCCCGGGAGCGAATCCCCGATCTGGCCTGTTACATGCCCCTGCCCTGGGAGTGAATCCCCGTTCTGGCCTGTTAAATACCCCCTTCCCGGGAGCGAACATCCTGCCCAGCCTGTTAAATGCCCCAGCCCCGGGAGCGAGTCCTCGTTCTGCCCTCTTAAATGCCCCGGGAGCGAGTCCTCGTCCCACCCTGTTAAATGCCCCCTTCCCGGGAGCGACTCCCCGTTCTGCCCTGTTAAATGCCCCTGACCCGGCAGCGAGTCCTCGCTCTGCCCTGTTAAATGCCCCCTTCCCGGGAGCAACTCCCCGTTCTGCCCTCTTAAATGCCCCTGCCCCGGCAGCGAGTCTTCGTTCCGCCCTGTTAAATGCCCCTGCCCCGCGAGCGAGTCCTCGTTCTGCCCTGTTAAATGCCCCCTTCCCGGGAGCAACTCCCCGTTCTTCCCTCTTAAATGCCCCTGACCCGGCAGCGAGTCCTCGCTCTGCTCTGTTAAATGCCCCCTTCCCGGGAGTGAAGCGCCGTTCAGACCATTTAATTGCCTCTGTCCTGGGATCGAGGCCCCGGTCTGGCCTGTTAAATGACCCTGCCATGGGAGCAAGTCCCCGATCTGACTTGTTAAATACCCTTGCCCTGGGCGACAATCCCCGACCTAGCCTGTTAAGCCCCCCCTCTGTGGGAGAGAATCCCCGATCTGGCCTGTTAAGCCCCCCCTCTCTGGGAGAGAATCCCCGATCTGGCCTGTTAAACCCCCCCTATCTGGGAGAGAATCCCCGATCTGGCCTGTTAAACCCCCCCTATCTGGGAGAGAATCCCCGATCTGGCCTGTTAAGCCCCCCCTCTGTGGGAGAGAATCCCCGATCTGGCCTGTTAAGCCCTCCCTATCTGAGAGAGAATCCCCGATCTGGCCTGTTAAGCCCCCCCTCTCTGGGAGAGAATCCCCGATCTGGCCTGTTAAGACCCCCCTTTCTGGGAGAGAATCCCCGACCTAGCCTGTTAAGACCCCCCTCTCTGGGAGAGAATCCCCGACCTAGCCTGTTAAGCCCCCCCTCTCTGGGAGAGAATCCCCGACCTAGCCTGTTAAGACCCCCCTCTCTGGGAGAGAATCCCCGACCTAGCCTGTTAAGCCCCCCCTCTCTGGGAGAGAATCCCCGATTTGGCCTGTTAAGCCCCACCTATCTGGGAGAGAATCCCCGATCTGGCCTGTTAAGCCCCCCCTATCTGAGAGAGAATCCCCGATCTGGCTTGTTAAGCCCCCCCTCTCTGAGAGAGAATCCCCGATCTGGCCAATTGAATATTCACGCCATGAGGGAGAATCCCCGAAATGGCCTGTTAAATACTCCCACGCTGGGAACGAGTCCCCGGTCTGCCCTGTTAAATACCCCCGTCCTGGGAATGAGCCCTCGATCTGGACTGCTAAAAGCTCCCAGCCCAGGGATGCACGTCCGTTCCGGCCTGTCAAAAACCTCCGGCCGGGGTTCCAGAAGGTTAAAATCTCCCGCCCTGGCAACTAAGGTCCATTCCGGCTTGTCAAAAACCCCCGGCCCAGGAATGAGTGCACAGTCCGGCCAATCAAACGCCTCCACACTTGGGACAAGTGAGCAATCCAGTGCGTTGGATACCCCTGCTAAAGTGCCGAGTGCCCCGTCTGGACGGTTAAATACCCCCGCTACAGAAACTGGTGCCCAATCTGGCCCGTTAAGTACCCCTGCCGCGGGAAGTAGTGCACAGTCCGGCCCCTTAACTACCCCAGCTGCCGAAACGAGCGTGCCGACTGGTCAATTAGACACACCTGCGGCAGAAACAAATGCACAGACCGGCCTGTTAGATGCCCCCGTTGCGGAAACAAGCGCCCAGTCTGGCCCGTTAATTACCCCAGCTGCGGGAACGAGTGCCCCGTCTGGGCCAGAAAACGCCCCGGCACCAGAGGCGAGCGCGCAGACTGCGCTGTCGGACGCCCCTGCGATGGAAACGAGCGCCCAGTCTGGTCCGTTGGACCCCCCTGCGACAGAAACGAGCGCCCAGTCCGCTCTGTTGGACCCCCCGGCTACCGAAACGAGTGTCAAGTCTCGTCCGTTAAATAAACTCGCCAAGGACACGAGGGCACAGTCTCCCGTTAGGGGAACGGCTGCCCTACCTGGCCTGTTACAAACACCCTGCCTGGGAAAGAGTGTCCGACCCAGCCTGTTGAATGCCCCCCCTTCGGGATTGAGTGCCCGCCCTAGCCTGTTGAATGCCCCCCCTTCGGGATTGAGTGCCCGCCCCAGCCTGTTAAATACCCCCCCTTCGGGATTGAGTGCCCGGCCCAGCCTGTTAAGTACCCCCGCCCCGGTAATGAGTGCACAGTCTGGCCTGCTGGACACCCCAACTCTGAGGATGGGTGCCCGTTCTGGCCGGTTAAATACCCCCGCTCATGGAATGGGTGCCCGCTCTAGCCGGTTAAGTGCCCCCACTCTTGGCATGGGTGGCCGGTTAAGCGCCCCCACTCTCGGGATGGGTGCCCGCTCTGGCCGGCTAAGCGCCCCCACTCTTGGCCTGGGTGGCCGCCCTGGCCTGTTAAATAGTCCTGCTCTGGGACTGAGTGCCCGCCCTGGCCTGCTAAGTGCCCCCGCCCAGAGAGGAAGTCCCCAATCCGGCCTCTTGAAAACCCCTACCCTCGGAGCGTTTGACCCACTTGGACTGCAACGCGCATCCTCTATCAATGCTGCCACTCCGGCAGAGGGGCACTTCAGAATGCGCCTGCCGTGTCCCCCACGTCATTATGCACCTCCAAAGCGAGATGCCAGTTCCTGCGCCTCTGTGGTGTAA